The Aquincola tertiaricarbonis genomic sequence CATCGCCGTCACCCGCAGCCAGTCGCATTGCATCGCCAACAAGCGCAAGGAGCTGATGCCGGTCAGCGGCTTTGCGCACAGCTACCTGGTCGATGGCCAGGCGCCGGCCGTCGGCAGCCTGTGGAAGCAGCCGCGCATGGCCGCGACGCTGGAGCACCTGTCCCGCGCCGGCTTGGACGACTTCTACCGCGGTGACCTGGCCCGCTCCATGGCCGCCGACCTGGAAGCTGCAGGCAGCCCGGTGGCCCTGGTGGACCTGAAGGCGCACGCAGCGGTGTGGAAGCCCCCGCTGGCCATGGCGCACTCGGCCGGCACCTTGTACAACATGCCGCCGCCCACGCAGGGCCTGGTGTCGCTGCTGATCCTGGGCCAGCTCGACCGCCTGTTCGACGCCGCCAGCATGACGCCCGACAACGCGGCCTACGTGCATGCCTGCGTGGAAGCCACCAAGCAGGCCTTTGCCATCCGCGACAGCCTGATCACCGACCCCGCGTGGATGAAGCAGGACCCGCAGGCGCTGCTGGCGCCCGAGGCGCTCGACGCCATGGCCGCGCGCATCCGGCCGCTGCAGGCGCAGCCCTGGCCCGGCGGCCAGGGCCCGGGCGACACGGTGTGGATGGGCGTGATCGACCGCGACGGCGTGGCGGTGAGCTTCATCCAGAGCATCTACCACGAGTTCGGCAGCGGCATCGTGCTGCCCGAGTCGGGCGTCAACTGGCAGAACCGCGGCTGCAGCTTCTCGCTGGACCCGGCGGCGCTGAACCCGCTGATGCCGGGCCGCAAGCCCTTCCACACGCTCAACCCGGCGCTGGCGCAGCTGAACGACGGCCGCACGCTGGTGTACGGCAACATGGGCGGCGACGGCCAGCCGCAATCGCAAAGCGCGGTGTTCAGCCGCATCGTGCACTTCGGCCTCAATCCGCAGGCCGCCATCAGCGCGCCGCGCTGGCTGCTGGGCCGCACCTGGGGCCAGGAGAGCGAATCGCTGAAGCTGGAGAGCCGCTTTCCGCCCGAGACGGTGCAGGCGCTGCTGGACGCCGGCCACGAGGTGGAGGTCTACGACGACTTCGACGAGACCATGGGCCATGCCGGCGCCATCCTGCGCAGTGCGCAGGGCACTTTCGAAGGCGGCAGCGATCCGCGCAGCGACGGGGCGGCGCTGGGCTGGTAGCACCGTTTTCAGGCAGGGCGCGCACCATCAGCGCCCATGCCGGCGCTTCGACAGCGCTTTCGAAGCCTGTGCGCGGCGGGCACAGCCCTTGCGTGACTCCACGCAAGGGAAGCGATCTGGCGATCGCTACTGAAATGGTGGCTAGGGTTCCGGCCGGGCAGTGCAAGCCCGGTGTCTGGTCCAAGAGCCATCGGCCTCAAGCACCCATGCATGGCATGACGGTGCTCAGGCTCCACGGCGGGACAAAAGCCCGGGAGGTTCACTTCGTTGCGAGGTGGCTTCCCGACGTTTTCAAGCAGCCCTTGCCCTGGAGCCCTCCATGCGACCCTTCTTCCGTTCCGCCGCCCGTGGCCTGCGCGCCGCGCTGGCCATCGCCGTTGTTGCCACCGGCCTGGGCCACGCCCTGCCGGCCGCCGCCGAAGTCAAGGTGGGTGTGTCCGACTGGCCGGGCTGGGTGGCCTGGTACGTGGCCGAGCAGAAGGGCTTCTTCAAGAAGCACGGTGCCGACGTCAAGCTGGTCTGGTTCGCCAACTACACCGATTCCATCAGCGCGCTGTCTTCGGGCCAGCTCGATGCCAACTCGCAGACCTGGTCCGACACGCTGGGCCCGCTGGCCAAGGGCCTGCCGCTCAAGGCCATCCTGGTCAATGACAACTCGGCCGGCAACGATGCGCTGCTGGTGAGCCCCAAGATCAAGTCCTTCGCCGAGCTGAAGGGCAAGTCGGTGGCGCTGGAGCAGTACAGCATCTCGCACTTCGTGCTGGCCACCGCGCTGGCCAAGAACGGCATGAAGCCGTCCGACGTCAAGATCACCAACTTGTCGGCCGGTGACGCGGCCGCCGCCTTCATGGCCGGCCGCGTGGACGCCGCGGTGGTGTGGAACCCCTGGATCGACCAGATCACCAGGAGCGGCAAGGGCCGTGCGCTGTTCACCTCCAAGGACATGCCGGGCCTGGTGCCCGACCTGCTGGTGGCACAAGAGAAGGCCATCGCCACCAAGCGCAAAGACCTGGTGGGCATGATCAAGGCCTGGATGGACACGGAGAAGTTCATCCGCGAGCAGCCGGCCGAGGCCGCCCGCATCATGAGCAAGGTGGTGAGCCTGAAGCCCGAGGAATACCAGGTGTTCATGCCCGGCACCCGCTTCTTCGACGCGGCCGCCAACCAGGCGGCGCTGGCCGGCAGCGGCCCCGAGTCGCTGGCCACGGTGGCGCCCACCATCGCCAGCTTTCTGCTGCAGCACAAGCTGATCGACGGCAAGCCCGACGCCGCCAAGGGCATCGACGCCAGCCTGCTGGCCGAAGCGCTGAAGTAAGCGGGAGCCTGCGATGACGACGCAGACGATGCGTGGCGCCGCAGCGCCGGCGCAGGGCGGCCTGCCGCCCGCGATGCCGGTGATGGCGCCCCCGGTGCCCACGCTGCTGCCCGAGCCGCGGCCCTGGTGGGGCGTGCGCACGCCCATCCCGCGCCCGCGTGCGCTGGTGCTGGTGGCGCTGGGCCTGCTGCTGCCGCTGCTGGGCTGGATGGCGCTGGCCGCCAGCGGCTGGGTGCAGCCCGTGTTCATGCCCGGCCCGGGCGCGGTGCTGCAACGCATGGCCGACTGGTGGGCCGACGGCCTGCTGGAAGACGTGGCCATCAGCACCTTGCGGGTGGTGTCGGGCTGGGCGCTGTCGGCCTTGATCGCGCTGCCGCTGGGCCTGCTGATCGGCAGCTTTCGCACGGTGCAGGCGCTGCTGGAGCCGCTGACCGACTTCATCCGCTACATGCCGGCGGTGGCCTTCATCCCGCTGGTGATGGTGTGGGTGGGCATCGACGAAGGTGCCAAGGTGGCCATCATCTTCATCGGCACCTTCTTCCAGATGGTGCTGATGGTGGCCGAAGACGTGCGCCGCGTGCCGGCCGCGCAGATCGAGGCGGCGCAGACCCTGGGCGCCACCCGCGGCGAGATCATCCAGCAGGTGCTGGTGCCTTCGGCCAAGCCGGCCCTGCTGGACACGCTGCGCGTGACCATGGGCTGGGCCTGGACCTACCTGGTGGTGGCCGAGCTGGTGGCCGCCAGCTCGGGCCTGGGCTTCGCCATCCTGAAGGCGCTGCGCTTTTTGCAGACCGACAAGATCTTCGGCGGCATCCTGCTGATCGGCCTCATCGGCCTGGCGATCGACCAGCTGATGCGGCTGGCGCACCGCAAGGCCTTCGGCTACCTCTACCTGCGGCGCTGAGCATGAGCACATCACCCAAGATCCGCGTGCAGGGGCTGTGGAAGCATTTCGGCACCACCGTGGCGCTGCAGGACGTGAACCTGGACATCGAAGAGAACGCCTTCGTCACGCTGGTGGGCGCCTCGGGCTGCGGCAAGAGCACGCTGCTGCGCACGCTGGCCGGGCTGGAGCACCGCAGCGCCGGCACGCTGCTGTGCGACGGCCAGCCCATCGAGGGCCCGGGCGCCGACCGCGCGATGGTGTTCCAGCACTACAGCCTGTACCCGTGGCTCACGGTGCTGGAGAACATCCGCTTCAGCCGCCAGCTGAAGGTGCACACGCAGGACCGCACCGCCGCCGACGTGGAGGCCGCCGCCGGCCGTGCCGACGCACTGCTGCGCCTGATGGGCCTGACCCACGTGGCCCGCCACTACCCCAGCCAGCTGTCGGGCGGCATGCAGCAGCGGGTGGCCATTGCCCGCGCGCTGATGAGCCGGCCGCAGGTGCTGCTGATGGACGAGCCCTTCGGCGCGCTGGACGCGCAGACCCGCGAGGTGATGCACGACCTCATCCTGCACGTGCACCGGCTGGAGCGCAGCACCATCGTCTTCGTCACCCACGACGTGGAAGAAGCGCTGTACCTGGGCCGCCAGGTGGTGCTGATGGCGCCGCGCCCCGGCCGCATCGACACCGTGTACCAAGTACCGCTGCCCGCCGAACGCCAGCAGGACATGAAGCTGGCGCCCGCGTTCAACGAGCTCAAGCGCGAGGTGCTGGCGCGCATCCGCGCCACCTCGGGCATGCAGACCGACTTCGAGCTGCTGGCCAAGCTGTCGCAGGCCGGCTCTCTCGACCTCACCGAATGAAGAAAGGCATGCACATGTCCAATCAAGTTCAACCCCCGGTGCACACTCAGGACAACCCGCCGGCCGAACGGCCGGTGGACGCGCTGCCGCTGTGGCAGCGCTTTGCGCCCGAGCTGCCGGCCGAGCTGGTGGCTTTCAGCGAAATCGTGCCCGGCGGCGCGCACTGGAGCTGGCGGCTGCGCCGCGGCACCGCACTGCGCTTCGTGGCGCTGGACGAGCGCGTCAATGCCTCGGTAGTGCTGTACGCCGCCCACGACACGCTGGAGCGCTACAACATGCCCGACAGCCTGAAGGCCCAGCACACCGCCCACTACCGCGCCGGCCATGTGCTGATGAGCGACATGGGCCGCGCGATGGCCTCGTTCACGGTCGATACGCTGGGCTGGCACGACCCGCTGGGCGCGCTGCTCGACACGCCGACGATGGAGGCGCGCTACGGCGCCAAGCGCTTCGAGGACCACCGCAATGCCATGCAGCGCAGCGGCCGCGACGGCCTCTTGATCGAGACCGGCAAGCACGGCCTGACGCTGCGCGACCAGATTGCGCCGGTGAACCTGTTCAGCAAGGTGGTGGTGGACGGGCAGGGCCGCTTCATCTTCGACGCCGAACGCAGTGTGAAGGGCGCGCAGGTGGAGCTGCGCATGGACATGGACGTGATCCTGGCGCTGAGCACGGCGCCCCATCCGCTGGACCCGCGCCCCGCTTATGCGCCCGGCCGCCTGGGCATCGCCGCCTGGCGCCGCGGGCCCGCACCCGCCGACGACCCGTGCCGGCGCTTTCGCCCCGAGACGGCGCGCGCGCTGCACAACAGCGACGTGTTCGCGATCAGCTGAGGACCGACTGCCATGACGACCGACACCCCCATCGAGCCCACCACCCCAGCGGCCACCGCCATGCGCCTGCAGCCCAGCGCGCTGCGGCCTGAAGACGCAGTCGTGCGCCACCGCCAGCCGGCCGGCGAGCCCTGGTTCACCGAGCTGCGCCAAGGCCAGACCCTGCGCATTGTCGACCTGGAAGGCAACCAGGCGGTGGACGTGATCTTCTACGCCCGCCATGAAGCGGCCGAGCACTACAGCGCCACCGACACGCTGTTGCGCCAGGGCGGCATCTACCTGACCACCGGCTCGGTGCTGGTGAGCAACCTGGGCCGGCCGATGCTGCGCATCGTGGCCGACACCTGCGGCCGCCACGACACCCTGGGCGGCGCCTGCGCGGCCGAAAGCAACACCGTGCGCTATGCGCTGCAGAAGAAGTTCATGCACAGCTGCCGCGACAACTACCTGCTGGCGCTGCAGAACGCCGACGTGGGCCTGGGCAAGCGCGACCTGGTGCCCAACGTCAACTTCTTCATGAACGTGCCGGTGACGGAAGACGGCCAGCTCACCTTTGCCGATGGCGTGAGCGGCCCCGGCAAGTACGTGGAGCTGCGCGCCGAGATGGACTTGTACATGCTGGTGTCCAACTGCCCGCAGCTCAACAACCCCTGCAATGCCTACCATCCCACAC encodes the following:
- a CDS encoding gamma-glutamyltransferase family protein — encoded protein: MAVAPHGLAAQSAIGVLRDGGNAVEAMVAAAATIAVVYPHMNSIGGDGFWLIAKPGEAPRGLEACGAAAQAASIESFRGHGIERIPFRGGLAANTVAGTISGWDAALAWSRQALGGRLPLTRLLEDAIAHAREGIAVTRSQSHCIANKRKELMPVSGFAHSYLVDGQAPAVGSLWKQPRMAATLEHLSRAGLDDFYRGDLARSMAADLEAAGSPVALVDLKAHAAVWKPPLAMAHSAGTLYNMPPPTQGLVSLLILGQLDRLFDAASMTPDNAAYVHACVEATKQAFAIRDSLITDPAWMKQDPQALLAPEALDAMAARIRPLQAQPWPGGQGPGDTVWMGVIDRDGVAVSFIQSIYHEFGSGIVLPESGVNWQNRGCSFSLDPAALNPLMPGRKPFHTLNPALAQLNDGRTLVYGNMGGDGQPQSQSAVFSRIVHFGLNPQAAISAPRWLLGRTWGQESESLKLESRFPPETVQALLDAGHEVEVYDDFDETMGHAGAILRSAQGTFEGGSDPRSDGAALGW
- a CDS encoding ABC transporter substrate-binding protein codes for the protein MRPFFRSAARGLRAALAIAVVATGLGHALPAAAEVKVGVSDWPGWVAWYVAEQKGFFKKHGADVKLVWFANYTDSISALSSGQLDANSQTWSDTLGPLAKGLPLKAILVNDNSAGNDALLVSPKIKSFAELKGKSVALEQYSISHFVLATALAKNGMKPSDVKITNLSAGDAAAAFMAGRVDAAVVWNPWIDQITRSGKGRALFTSKDMPGLVPDLLVAQEKAIATKRKDLVGMIKAWMDTEKFIREQPAEAARIMSKVVSLKPEEYQVFMPGTRFFDAAANQAALAGSGPESLATVAPTIASFLLQHKLIDGKPDAAKGIDASLLAEALK
- a CDS encoding ABC transporter permease, whose protein sequence is MTTQTMRGAAAPAQGGLPPAMPVMAPPVPTLLPEPRPWWGVRTPIPRPRALVLVALGLLLPLLGWMALAASGWVQPVFMPGPGAVLQRMADWWADGLLEDVAISTLRVVSGWALSALIALPLGLLIGSFRTVQALLEPLTDFIRYMPAVAFIPLVMVWVGIDEGAKVAIIFIGTFFQMVLMVAEDVRRVPAAQIEAAQTLGATRGEIIQQVLVPSAKPALLDTLRVTMGWAWTYLVVAELVAASSGLGFAILKALRFLQTDKIFGGILLIGLIGLAIDQLMRLAHRKAFGYLYLRR
- a CDS encoding ABC transporter ATP-binding protein, with amino-acid sequence MSTSPKIRVQGLWKHFGTTVALQDVNLDIEENAFVTLVGASGCGKSTLLRTLAGLEHRSAGTLLCDGQPIEGPGADRAMVFQHYSLYPWLTVLENIRFSRQLKVHTQDRTAADVEAAAGRADALLRLMGLTHVARHYPSQLSGGMQQRVAIARALMSRPQVLLMDEPFGALDAQTREVMHDLILHVHRLERSTIVFVTHDVEEALYLGRQVVLMAPRPGRIDTVYQVPLPAERQQDMKLAPAFNELKREVLARIRATSGMQTDFELLAKLSQAGSLDLTE
- a CDS encoding urea amidolyase associated protein UAAP1, which translates into the protein MSNQVQPPVHTQDNPPAERPVDALPLWQRFAPELPAELVAFSEIVPGGAHWSWRLRRGTALRFVALDERVNASVVLYAAHDTLERYNMPDSLKAQHTAHYRAGHVLMSDMGRAMASFTVDTLGWHDPLGALLDTPTMEARYGAKRFEDHRNAMQRSGRDGLLIETGKHGLTLRDQIAPVNLFSKVVVDGQGRFIFDAERSVKGAQVELRMDMDVILALSTAPHPLDPRPAYAPGRLGIAAWRRGPAPADDPCRRFRPETARALHNSDVFAIS
- a CDS encoding urea amidolyase associated protein UAAP2 → MRLQPSALRPEDAVVRHRQPAGEPWFTELRQGQTLRIVDLEGNQAVDVIFYARHEAAEHYSATDTLLRQGGIYLTTGSVLVSNLGRPMLRIVADTCGRHDTLGGACAAESNTVRYALQKKFMHSCRDNYLLALQNADVGLGKRDLVPNVNFFMNVPVTEDGQLTFADGVSGPGKYVELRAEMDLYMLVSNCPQLNNPCNAYHPTPVEFLVWDGA